GCTCTCATATCAGAACTAATGTAGGAAGGTAGACAGGGAAAGGAAACCTCTTATCAACCAGTGGGATCCTCCGTCTACTCCACAGGCCAAGATAAAATCCCTATTAGAAAAGGGGCAATCCGTAGTCCCTACAGCCATGTTTTGGACTtctaaatgaatgatatgtacctgTTGTCTCAGGGGCTTAATTGAACTGACGCACCCCGTCACAAGCCACAGTATCAGCGTGGTTTACTCTGTAACCATCTAATGAAAAACTGTACAGCCTCAAAACATGCTTAAAactacatatatatttttgttatatcttggatggtcagtccttgtaccCATAGCGGTCTATGAATTTTAGAGTGGTTACCCTTCTCCAGGCccttccctcagctttttactaaAACAGGAGGTAGAGGTGACACCAAGTTATTTTTTCAACTGCGGATCACCCCTTTAAGAGGAAAAGATAAGAACAGTCAGGAAGCCACTACAGACAATTGACACACACCCACAAGGAGAGGAAACCCCTTTAAGACTATGgaagcccctcccctccctcccctccctcccctcctctactgtgAGGCCTGAGACGTAGGGTTGTCACTCTTGCTCTCCTGGCTGGATGGGGCCTTGTTGTTCCAGGGAGAGTTGGCGCCCAGCGCGGGGCTGTTGTTGAAGCTGTCCTCGTCATCGATGCCGTTGGCAGCGTCGAACTGTTGGTTCTCCAGCCGCGTGATCAGGCGCTCGTCCTCGTCCCCGAACTCCCCTCCCATCAGGGTGGGCTCTCCCACCACCATCACGTCCTTTGGGGGAGGAAGAAACCATTAttagagagatagggggaggagacgactaccactactaccaaaGCTAGCTCCCCTCCTATCAGGGTGGGCTTTTCCTCCACCATCACATCTTAAAGGGGAGGGAGATAACATCATTACAAAGATAGGGGTGTAGAAGATAGGTTTTCCTGGCCGCTGTGGTCTGGCTTCTGCTTTGCTTGCTCTTTGAGGTTTTAGACCACGTAACTGCAACACACtgactgctgatgtaaaaagggcttcctAAAACACATGTGATTGATTTGACTGCTACTTACTGGTACTTGGCTGGACAGGGGGAAGCTGCTAGCTGGACTCTtcttcttgttgttgttggtggtggttcCTCCTCCGGCACTCATGGTGCTGCCGCCTGACATCTTACGCTTCCTCCTCTTATTAGGGGCCTGTCTGGCTGGTTcagctagaggagagaggagggggggtagagaggagggggtagagaggagaggaggggaggggtagagaggagaggaggggtagagaggagaggaggggaggggtagagaggggaggggggtagagaggagaggaggaggggtagagaggagaggacgaggggggtagagaggagaggagggggggagagggggggggggggggtagagaggagaggaggggggggggaggatggggggggggagagaggagaggagaggagggaggggtagagagggagggggtagagaggagagggggggggtagggaggagaggaggggggtagagaggagaggagggggtagatagGAGAGGATGGgcgggtagagaggagaggagaggagagggggtagagaggagaggatggggtagagagggagaggagggggtagagaggagaggaggggggtagagaggagaggagggggggtagagaggagaggaggggggtagagaggagaggaggtagagaggagaggagggaggggagagaggagaggggtagagaggagaggaggggggagaggagaggagagggagggggtagagaggagaggaggggggtagagaggagaggagggggggtagagagagaggaggggggggtagagaggagaggagggggggtagagttggggaggagagaggagagggggggaagagttggggaggagggggtagagttggggaggagagaggagagggggtggagttggggaggagagaggaggggggtagagaggagaggagggaggggtaaagaggagagggggggttgaGTTGGAGaggagagcggaagagagagttAGGACAGAGGTGAAGAGGTGTGTGCAGTCTTGGAACCCGGAACCCaatcttgatgtgtgtgtgtgagaggttgtgtgtatgtgcgcgcgtgtgtgtgcttaCTGGGAGCCTGCCTCTCCGGCTCCTCTgggggaaaggggggagagagggagagttcgGTGTTAGgcaggaggagtgtgtgtgtacacgcgtTCACGCAAGTGGGTGCAcgttctgtctgcctgtgtgtgttcgcctgcacgttgtgtgtgtgtgtgtgtgtgcgcctgcacgttgtgtgtgtgtgtgtgtgtgtgcgtgtgcgcctgcacgttgtgtgtgtgtgtgtgtgtgtgtgtgtgtgtgtgtgttcgcctgcacgtgtgtgtgtgtgtgtgcgtgtgcgcctgcacgttgtgtgtgtgtgtgcgcctgcacgtgtgtgtgtgtgtgtgcctgcacgtgtgtgtgtgcctgcacgttgtgtgtgtgtgtgtgcctgcacgttgtgtgtgtgtgtgtgtgtgcctgcacgttgtgtgtgtgtgtgtgtgtgtgtgtgtgtgtgtgtgtgtgtgtgtgtgtgtgtgtgtgcctgcacgttgtgtgtgtgtgtgtgtgtgttacctggcggGGCCACCATGCGTTGCCACTTCTGGAAGAGGCAGGTCTTGAGACAGTCCCTGGGGCTGAGGCTGTAGGTCTTGTGTCTGGACATCAGCTCCTGCATGGGCTCCAGAATCACACACAGCTACAGGAGAGACAcatgacggagggagggagggagacttgagatgatagagagacaaGACAACCATTCTTTGTGTGGTGGAAATGACCACCAGGTGTGAATTATTCATGACACGAAAGACAAGACTCTCTTCACACGATAACATGTCCTTCACAGTGGACTTCAGTCTAATGTTGTACTCTAGACAATATTaaactactaccctacctatcagtactatgtactaccctacctatcagtactatgtactaccctacctatcagtactatgtactaccctacctatcagtactatgtactaccctacctatcagtactatgtactaccctacctatcagtactatgtactaccctacctatcagtactatgtactcccctacctatcagtactatgtactaccctacctatcagCACTATGTACTACCCTACCTATTAGTACTATGTACTACCCTACCTATTAGTACTATgtactaccctacctatcagtactatgtactaccctacctatcagtactatgtaCTACCCTACCTATTAGTACTATgtactaccctacctatcagtactatgtactaccctacctatcagtactatgtaCTACCCTACCTATTAGTACTATGAactaccctacctatcagtactatgtaCTACCCTACCTATTAGTACTATgtactaccctacctatcagtactatgtactaccctacctatcagtactatgtactaccctacctatcagtactatgtactaccctacctatcagtactatgtactaccctacctatcagtactatgtactaccctacctatcagtactatgtactaccctacctatcagtactatgaACTACCCTACCTACCAGTACTATgtactaccctacctatcagtactatgtaCTACCCTACCTACCAGTACTATgtactaccctacctatcagtactatgtactaccctacctatcagtactatgtactaccctacctatcagtactatgtactaccctacctatcagtactatgtactaccctacctatcagtactatgtactaccctacctatcagtactatgtactaccctacctatcagtactatgtactaccctacctatcagtactatgtactaccctacctatcagtagtatgtactaccctacctatcagtactatgtactaccctacctatcagtactatgaACTACCCTACCTATTAGTACTATGTACTACCCTACCTATTAGTACTATGCactaccctacctatcagtactatgaactaccctacctatcagtactatgtactaccctacctatcagtactatgttaAACTACTACCCCACCAATCAGTACTATgtactaccctacctatcagtactatgttaaactactaccctacctatcagtactatattaaactactaccctacctatcagtactatgtactaccctacctatcagtactatgtaCTACCCCACCAATCAGTACTATGTACTACCCCACCAATCAGTACTATgtactaccctacctatcagtactatattaaactactaccctacctatcagtactGTATTAAACTACTACCCCACCAATCAGTACTATgtactaccctacctatcagtactatgtactaccctacctatcagtactatattaaactactacaatacctatcagtactatgttaaactactaccctacctatcagtactatgttaaactactaccctacctatcagtactatgttaaactactaccctacctatcagtactatgttaAACTTCTACTatacctatcagtactatattaaactactactatacctactactactatacctatcAGTATTATGTTaaactactaccctacctatcagtactatgttaaactactaccatacctatcagtactatgttaaactactaccatacctatcagtactatgttaaactactactatacctactactactatacctatcagtactatgttaaactactaccctacctatcagtactatattAAACTATCAGTACTATGTTAAACTACTACCTATCATCAGTACTATATTaaactactaccctacctatcagtactatgttaaactactaccatacctatcagtactatgttaaactactaccatacctatcagtactatattaaactactaccctacctatcagtactatattaaactactaccctacctatcagtactatgttaaactactaccatacctatcagtactatgttaaactactacctatacctatCAGTATTATGTTaaactactaccctacctatcagtactatattaaactactacactacctatcagtactatgttaaactactaccctacctatcagtactatgttaaactactaccatacctatcagtactatgttaaactactaccatacctatcagtactatattaaactactaccctacctatcagtactatgttaaactactacccatacctatcagtactatgttaaactactaccatacctatcagtactatgttaaactactaccatacctatcagtactatgttaaactactaccatacctatcagtactatgttaaactactaccatacctatcagtactatgttaaactactaccatacctatcagtactatgttaaactactaccatacctactactactgtacctatCAGTATTATGTTAAACTACTGCTATACCTATCAGTACTACGTTaaactactaccctacctatcagtactatattaaactactaccctacctatcagtactatgttaaactactaccatacctatcagtactatgttaaactactaccatacctatcagtactatgttaaactactaccatacctatcagtactatgtactaccctacctatcagtactatgtaCTACCCCACCAATCAGTACTATGTACTACCCCACCAATCAGTACTATgtactaccctacctatcagtactatgttaaactactaccctacctatcagtactatattAAACTACTACCCCACCAATCAGTACTATgtactaccctacctatcagtactatgttaaactactaccctacctatcagtactatattaaactactaccctacctatcagtactatgttaaactactaccctacctatcagtactatattaaactactaccctacctatcagtactGTATTAAACTACTACCCCACCAATCAGTACTATgtactaccctacctatcagtactatgtactaccctacctatcagtactatattaaactactacaatacctatcagtactatgtaCTACCCCACCAATCAGTACTATGTACTACCCCACCAATCAGTACTATgtactaccctacctatcagtactatgttaAACTACTACCCTATCTATCAGTACTATATTAAACTACTACCCCACCAATCAGTACTATgtactaccctacctatcagtactatgttaaactactaccctacctatcagtactatattaaactactaccctacctatcagtactatgttaaactactaccctacctatcagtactatattaaactactaccctacctatcagtactGTATTAAACTACTACCCCACCAATCAGTACTATgtactaccctacctatcagtactatgtactaccctacctatcagtactatattaaactactacaatacctatcagtactatgttaaactactacccacctatcagtactatattaaactactaccctacctatcagtactatgttaAACTTCTACtatacctatcagtactatgttaaactactaccctacctatcagtactatgttaAACTTCTACTatacctatcagtactatattaaactactactatacctactactactatacctatcAGTATTATGTtaaactactactatacctatcagtactatgttaaactactaccctacctatcagtattatattaaactactaccctacctatcagtactatgttaaactactaccatacctatcagtactatgttaaactactactatacctactactactatacctatcAGTATTATGTtaaactactactatacctatcagtactatgttaAACTACTACCATACCTATCAGTACCATGTTaaactactaccctacctatcagtactatattaaactactaccctacctatcagtaACATATTaaactactaccctacctatcagtactatgttaaactactaccatacctatcagtactatgttaaactactaccatacctatcagtactatgttaaactactactatacctactactactatacctatcAGTATTATGTTaaactactaccctacctatcagtactatattAAACTACTACCCTGCCTCTCAGTACTATATTaaactactaccctacctatcagtactatgttaAACTACTACCATACCTATCAGTACCATGTTAAACTACTACCatacctatcagtactatattaaactactaccctacctatcagtactatgttaAACTACTACCATACCTATCAGTACCATGTTAAACTACTACcatacctatcagtactatgttaaactactaccatacctatcagtactatgttaaactactaccatacctatcagtactatgttaaactactaccatacctactactactgtacctatCAGTATTATGTTAAACTACTGCtatacctatcagtactatgttaaactactaccctacctatcagtactatattaaactactaccctacctatcagtactatgttaaactactaccctacctatcagtactgttaaactactactatacctatcagtactatgttaaactactactatacctatcagtactatattaaactactactatacatatcagtactatattaaactactactataactatcagtactatgttaaactactactatacctatcagtactatgttaaactactactatacctactactactacacctatcAGTATTATGTTAAACTCCTACtatacctatcagtactatgttaaactactaccctacctatcagtactatattaaactactaccctacctatcagtactatattaaactacgaccctacctatcagtactatattaaactactaccctacctatcagtactattaaactactaccctacctatcagtactatattaaactactaccctacctatcagtactatattaaactacgaccctacctatcagtactatattaaactactaccctacctatcagtactattaaactactaccctacctatcagtactatattaaactactaccctacctatcagtactatattaaactactaccctacctatcagtactatattaaactactaccatacctatcagtactatgttaaactactaccatacctatcagtactatgttaaactactaccatacctatcagtactatgttaaactactaccatacctatcagtactatgttaaactactaccatacctatcagtactatgttaaactactactatacctactactactatacctatcagtactatgttaaactactaccctacctatcagtactatattaaactactaccctacctatcagtactatgttaCTGAACTAGTACCTATCAGTTAACATAGTACTataggtagggtagtagtttATGTtaaactactactatacctatcAGCACTATATtaaactactactatacctatcagtactatattaaactactactatacctatcagtactatgttaaactactactatacctatcagtactatattaaactactaccctacctatcagtactatattaaactactactataactatcagtactatgttaaactactactatacctatcAGTACTCTTTtaaactactactatacctactactactacacctatcAGTATTATGTtaaactactactatacctatcagtactatgttaaactactaccctacctatcagtactatattaaactactaccctacctatcagtactatattaaactacgaccctacctatcagtactatgttaaactactaccctacctatcagtacCATGTTAAACTACTACcatacctatcagtactatgttaAACTACTACCATACCTATCAGTAATATGTtaaactactactatacctactactactatacctatcAGTATTATGTTaaactactaccctacctatcagtactatattAAACTACTTCCCTACCAATCAGTACCATGTTAAACTACTACCATACCTATCAGTACCATGTTaaactactaccctacctatcagtactatgttaaactactaccctacctatcagtactatgttaaactactaccctacctatcagtactatattaaactactaccctacctatcagtactatattaaactactaccctacctatcagtactatattaaactactaccctacctatcagtactatattaaactactaccctacctatcagtactatattaaactactaccctacctatcagtactatattaaactactaccctacctatcagtactatattaaactactaccctacctatcagtactatattaaactactaccctacctatcagtactatgttaaactactactatacctatcagtactatattaaactactactatacctatcagtactatattaaactactactatacctatcagtactatgttaaactactactatacctatcagtactatgttaaactactactatacctatcagtactatattaaactactactatacctatcagtactatattaaactactactatacctatcagtactatattaaactactactatacctatcagtactatgttaaactactactatacctatcagtactatgttaaactactactatacctataAGGAACATGATAtcttctcaccattacaataagaggggaggagagcattGGGGGGATGATACTTATGGGTCTGCAACTTTCTCAcatatcattattcacaattcatacTTGACTAtccgtaaccatggtagcatcGACATTAATGTATTAGTGTTTAGAAATATAttccattcttatttacaataaaagtgactctaaaatgacacaatacaataTTTAACATTATTTTGTTCCCGATAGAAATTCATCTAAaacgcaaccaaaacaaacagaaaatgcatccaacCAGTTTGATGTCATCATTGTGTGACAGTAATATgggactactttaatacacacaaGTGAATTTATcctaatacttttggtccccttgAAATGGGGGACTACGTAggaaaagtgctgtaatttctagcCGGTTCAGCCGATATGGATGAACAAaccctcaaatgaaagctgacagtTTGCACTTTAAGCTCACAGTCATTGTATCGTTTCATTTTTCACTCCTGAATGAATTTACACTTTCCTAAACAAAGGGGCTacgactatattttagttatccAATTCTTATTCATCTTTAAAATAGAATTGACAGAGTATtgagtagattgttgacaaaaaaattacaattaaatctatTATTAAATCTATTTTACCTTGAAACACAATACAATtagaagaaatccaaggggtatgaatacttttgcaaggcactgtatcaaggTAGTGATCTACgtttgttgatgttgatgtttgtGTGTACTCCCTGGGAGGTAGTGATCTAtgtttgttgatgttgatgtttgtGTGTACTCCCTGGGAGGTAGGGATCTATGTTTGTAGTGAtctatgtttgttgttgttgatgtttgtgtgTACTCCTGGGAGGTAGTGATCcgtttgttgatgttgaggtacTCCTGGGAGGTAGTGATCTATGTTTGTAGATGTTGATGTTTGTGTGTACTCCCTGGGAGGTAGGGATCTATGTTTGTTGATGTTTGTGTGTACTCCCTGGGAGGTAGTGATCTATGTTTGTTGAGTGACTCTGGGAGGTATGATCTAtgtttgttgatgttgatgtttgtGTGTACTCCCTGGGAGGTAGTGATCTATGTTTGTTGATGTTGATCTATGTTTGTTGATGTTTGTGTGTACTCCTGGGAGGTAGTGATCTAtgtttgttgatgttgatgtttgtGTGTACTCCTGGGAGGTAGATCTATGTTTGTTTGTTGATGTTTGTGTGTACTCCCTGGGAGGTAGTGATCTATGTTTGTTGATGTTTGTGTGTACTCCTGGGAGGTAGTGATCTAtgtttgttgatgttgatgtttgtGTGTACTCCCTGGGAGGTAGGATCTAtgtttgttgatgttgatgtttgtGTGTACTCCCTGGGAGGTAGTGATCTAtgtttgttgatgttgatgtttgtGTGTACTCCCTGGGAGGTAGTGATCTAtgtttgttgatgttgatgtttgtGTGTACTCCCTGGGAGGTAGTGATCTAtgtttgttgttgatgatgtttgTGTGTACTCCCTGGGAGGTAGGGATCTATGTTTGTTGATGTTTGTGTGTACTCCCTGGGAGGTAGTGAtctatgtttgttgttgttgatgtttgtgtgTACTCACTCGGAGGTAGTTGAGGGTGGAGTTTGACAGCCCACATCTGGTGATGTTCTTAGACAGCTGGTCTAACATCTGGGGGTCCTGGGCCtgtagggttagaggtcaggggtttgaGAGGTCAGGGGTACGAGAGGTCAGGGGTTCGAGAGGTCAGGGGTTCGAGAGGTCAGGGGATCGAGAGGTCAGGGGTTCGAGAGGTCAGGGGTTCGAGAGGTCAGGGGTTCGAGAGGTCAGGGGTTCGAGAGGTCAGGGGTTCGAGAGGTCAGGGGTTCGAGAGGTCAGGGGTTCGAGAGGTCGGACACCATGTATTGATCTGTCTACCATCGCTATTAGACAacaggtgaatgtgtgtgtgtgtgtttaactcaCGTGCATGGCCAGTATACTGCGTGGTATCAGTTCACGGTGCTGTCGGATGCTGAAATGCCACGTCTTGATCCTCATCATGTCGTCAAACATGAACTCCAGGTACAGAcgaccctccacacacacctagaggggtcagaggtcagggttgcACTTTCTACAAAAGGAGATCACGAAAGTTATGTTCAGAATATTTGTTGCGCGCAAAGATAGCAATTCACCAGCAACTCTGTGCCGAATCCTAGCATGACTTACATGTGTAGACTTTCACATAGAAGATGCACTGAACTCATTCAGTTGAGTTACAAATGCAGATTTTGATGTTAGGATTCTCCCTCATGTTTACAATAGTGTCCGCAGGAAAGACATAgtctacgcacgcacacacacacacacacctgtgtgaaCATGGGTTTTCCGTTCTGCGTAACCATGGTACACTGGTCACAGT
The sequence above is drawn from the Oncorhynchus tshawytscha isolate Ot180627B unplaced genomic scaffold, Otsh_v2.0 Un_contig_7510_pilon_pilon, whole genome shotgun sequence genome and encodes:
- the LOC112242464 gene encoding LIM domain-binding protein 1 isoform X1, with amino-acid sequence MAMTEQIETGAGCSSKSFKLYSPKEPPNGSSFPPFHPGTMLDRDLGPTPMYPPSYLEPGIGRHTPYGNQTDYRIFELNKRLQNWTEECDNLWWDAFTTEFFEDDAMLTITFCLEDGPKRYISSSSSAAIGRTLIPRYFRSIFEGGATDLYYVLKHPKESFHNNFVSLDCDQCTMVTQNGKPMFTQVCVEGRLYLEFMFDDMMRIKTWHFSIRQHRELIPRSILAMHAQDPQMLDQLSKNITRCGLSNSTLNYLRLCVILEPMQELMSRHKTYSLSPRDCLKTCLFQKWQRMVAPPAEPARQAPNKRRKRKMSGGSTMSAGGGTTTNNNKKKSPASSFPLSSQVPDVMVVGEPTLMGGEFGDEDERLITRLENQQFDAANGIDDEDSFNNSPALGANSPWNNKAPSSQESKSDNPTSQASQ
- the LOC112242464 gene encoding LIM domain-binding protein 1 isoform X2 — its product is MSVGGCACPGCSSKSFKLYSPKEPPNGSSFPPFHPGTMLDRDLGPTPMYPPSYLEPGIGRHTPYGNQTDYRIFELNKRLQNWTEECDNLWWDAFTTEFFEDDAMLTITFCLEDGPKRYISSSSSAAIGRTLIPRYFRSIFEGGATDLYYVLKHPKESFHNNFVSLDCDQCTMVTQNGKPMFTQVCVEGRLYLEFMFDDMMRIKTWHFSIRQHRELIPRSILAMHAQDPQMLDQLSKNITRCGLSNSTLNYLRLCVILEPMQELMSRHKTYSLSPRDCLKTCLFQKWQRMVAPPAEPARQAPNKRRKRKMSGGSTMSAGGGTTTNNNKKKSPASSFPLSSQVPDVMVVGEPTLMGGEFGDEDERLITRLENQQFDAANGIDDEDSFNNSPALGANSPWNNKAPSSQESKSDNPTSQASQ
- the LOC112242464 gene encoding LIM domain-binding protein 1 isoform X3 yields the protein MAMTEQIETGAGCSSKSFKLYSPKEPPNGSSFPPFHPGTMLDRDLGPTPMYPPSYLEPGIGRHTPYGNQTDYRIFELNKRLQNWTEECDNLWWDAFTTEFFEDDAMLTITFCLEDGPKRYTIGRTLIPRYFRSIFEGGATDLYYVLKHPKESFHNNFVSLDCDQCTMVTQNGKPMFTQVCVEGRLYLEFMFDDMMRIKTWHFSIRQHRELIPRSILAMHAQDPQMLDQLSKNITRCGLSNSTLNYLRLCVILEPMQELMSRHKTYSLSPRDCLKTCLFQKWQRMVAPPAEPARQAPNKRRKRKMSGGSTMSAGGGTTTNNNKKKSPASSFPLSSQVPDVMVVGEPTLMGGEFGDEDERLITRLENQQFDAANGIDDEDSFNNSPALGANSPWNNKAPSSQESKSDNPTSQASQ
- the LOC112242464 gene encoding LIM domain-binding protein 1 isoform X4 is translated as MLDRDLGPTPMYPPSYLEPGIGRHTPYGNQTDYRIFELNKRLQNWTEECDNLWWDAFTTEFFEDDAMLTITFCLEDGPKRYISSSSSAAIGRTLIPRYFRSIFEGGATDLYYVLKHPKESFHNNFVSLDCDQCTMVTQNGKPMFTQVCVEGRLYLEFMFDDMMRIKTWHFSIRQHRELIPRSILAMHAQDPQMLDQLSKNITRCGLSNSTLNYLRLCVILEPMQELMSRHKTYSLSPRDCLKTCLFQKWQRMVAPPAEPARQAPNKRRKRKMSGGSTMSAGGGTTTNNNKKKSPASSFPLSSQVPDVMVVGEPTLMGGEFGDEDERLITRLENQQFDAANGIDDEDSFNNSPALGANSPWNNKAPSSQESKSDNPTSQASQ